GTTCTCAGGGCTAAACCGCTCCGGCTTAAACTCACTTGGAtcctaaaagtaaaatatcacCTCATTAATGGGTTTTACATAAGATTAGTATTTGcacttaagaggcaacaggagtggtcatttctccatagaaacatactcgactgtttcatccgtggtttttgaagctagagcaatgattttttcaaaacatATAATCTTATCTCTCTTtcgctttttttgatatttttgtttgcagtgcacttcaaatattcgcaaaaacggccttaTTAGCCTAACAAGCAAAACAGACCGACACAAATAATTTCATAACCGTTTAGATCTCAAAATGTCGTTACATTTgtttaagttttggaggagtaaacagtcgagtacgaaacatcgtttttattctcatttttacgcaggattttgcCTAActgttgtccttatcgcactagtcttaggagccgcttccgttagcgagatgaatatatttacctaaaatattaaaatctcagctcccgtatcctcgtTACGTATAGGCGTTATGTTACGTCACTTCAGGCAGACGTCACTATCGCTTACGAAgttgattttattaaaactatGAAGACATGTGACACCATTCGCATTCATTTGCAACTTATCTAGTAATCGAGATCCCTTCCATGGGTAAATAATGCTGTCCAATGTCTAGTTCCGTTCGGCAACTCATAGTTTTAGATTAATGACCGTATGTAAACTACCTACCTGAAAGTATTGTTCATCGTTCTGTATAGCATGTATGGGTACCACGACGCCGATACCCTCGTCGATGGTCACACTGGTTCCCGGGAATGTGTAGCGTCCGGTGCACCGTCTCATCAGATAACCGATGGATGGAAACATGCGCATAGCTTCtctaaaacatgtaaaaatcaTTAGTTCTAGTCCGTTCATGTAGACATGCGTTGACGAAAGACGGCTCCTTATAAAGTGTTCCTGCATGGTCTTATTTTCGAAAATTAGATCTTTCTAGGAGAAATCGTTTAcctaaaacacatttttaaatactttagcTCTTCAACAGCTTCATAACATAACCTCCCGTGTCGAGTCAGTACTTCATCTATCTCCTTCTGACATTTCTTCTGAGCGTCAGAGTGGAAGGCGAGCTGATGCAGCAGGTAGCTACTGGCTGAGGATGATGTGTCAAACCCCGCTATGAAGAAAACTAGTATCTGAGAAGCCATCAATATTAAATCTAACTCTAACTGTACGTTCTCTGGAGTTCCATCAGGATTTCGTTTTTCCAAAGACTCTCCAACCATAGTCCCTTTCTGTTTTAATTCTAGTAATAAATCTACGTAGTCATTGCGTCCAATAGGCATATAATTCCGCTTTTCGAGTATATCCGTCACTATCGACATTGTATACTCTTCTATTTCAGGTGCTAAAAAGTGAAGTTTTCTAAAAAGCTTGGGTGCTATAAATTTAAGCATAGCCACGAAACCATCCCGCTTTGTTCTTTTGAAAGACCGCTTTCCAAGTTGTCGGAACGTCGAATTTTCATCAATCAAGCTATCAGCATCTATGCCAAAACCGCATGCTCCTATAAGGTCAGTCGTATACCTCGCCATCAGGTCTCGCATATCTACTTCGACACCGTCCTCAGCCGTGTCAATAACTATAGTCTGCAGTTTTTCAGCTCTTTCAACGATCAAGGTAAACATGGCTTTCAACTTGCCAGATGTAAATGCGGGAGTCAGCCGTTGCCTCAAAAGTTTCCACAAATCCCCATCGGCAAAGAAAATATTCCTAAACATTGGCTCGAGATCATTCTCCAGTGGCAGGATTCCACGAGCATGAAAATGCTGGAAATCGGTTATTAACACGTGCTTGATAAGTTCAGGGTCTCGCAGGATCAACTTTGGATCATTAGCTAAGTATAGCCCTACAAATTTTTCATTGGGGAATTTTCTGTAGGCCTCGGAATACAGGTCGCACAGGCTGATCTTCTGAAGGAACTTATCCAGCGCGTTGCCAAACACCGGCAAGGGCTTGTCATGTTTCACACCTCGCTCCACCCAGTACTTAAAACTTCTCGTTCCGTAAAGGTACGCGAGAGAAGCAAAGAGAACAACTAGTACAATGCTTAACATATTAAATACTGAACGTAAATAAACCTTGTAAATtcttatttcatttttgttatcAATGACAAAATTAACAGCTAATCTGAACGTAATTACCCTACTaatacaataaatgtgatagGAGGATATATGaactaaataaaacaatctAAGTACCTATGTTTGTTACTCTTTCACGCAGAAACGGCTAATCTGATATTTTTggcaaacaaatattttaaaggtATTGTCAGCAGCCTGGAATAAGACAAAGCATACAAGTGAGGTTGTAAATTTATATGATACAAGTTTTTAGGTAATTATACGATCACAAAAAAACTCGTAGATTCCagttttttgttatttcgaTCAATATGTTATTTTGGATACTGCtaacataaaaacaaatcagTTGGCTTCTCATCTGTCTCATAAATATGTTGGTACTCATCAATTTATTtgatcataataatatatgctCCCCTGATCCTCTATTTATTGCTCCGCTTATGCGTGAAAAGAGGATAAATCAACAGACGGGATAATTGTTAAGATTATTATGTTATGATAACGAGTATGTCATCGTTTGGTGAGAAAAGAAGATAATTGGTTGCGAACGTAAAAATCTCCAACAGGCTTTGGAAGTTAGTAGCAAgccgaaaaaaaaatgctcaGATAAAGTCGCAGGCTGAAGTTACTCAAGACTTCTTGCTACAACAGTTATCTGTAATAAGTGCAATATATTTATCTGtcaaatgataacaaaatacaatatcagataatacaattattattattgctgcAATCAGCAATCGCATAATCGCACAACGATTAAATGCTTCCAAAGGACACTTTCAAGGTTAGATAAGGATGGCACGTGCTTCGTGCTAGAACGGTTCGCGTCCGGCTTAAGCATCCACATCCACACAGTGTCAAACATCCGGGCAGAAACTTCGATTTTGACTTTTGACGCGGTAATGAAGTCGGCAGAAAAGTCGTGTTGCAATATTGATGCAGTATAATGCTCGTGTAGTCTGAATCGGAACGGCAACTTTAGATGAAAATACTTAAGTACGATAACTAATCTAAAAAAACTTTGGTTATgtaggtaatagtacattacgatacaagtgtgaaaaataggaaatccgaaacgagtggcgataaattaaaacacgaccgaagggagtgttttaaatcgacacgagttgcgaattacctattcgcacatgtatcgtacaacgttttacagttcatatgaccctttaaatttttgaaatagttacgtaatgtgctcatttacgcactagtgcggaaaagtagcaccatatgtactgtaaaagtatttttcaatACATAAAtcaacataatttataaaattactgtGTATGTGTAAAACtgtttttcatatattttattaaccgTGCCGTCTTTTAACACCaggaaaa
This region of Cydia pomonella isolate Wapato2018A chromosome 17, ilCydPomo1, whole genome shotgun sequence genomic DNA includes:
- the LOC133526773 gene encoding cytochrome P450 6B7-like isoform X1, whose translation is MLSIVLVVLFASLAYLYGTRSFKYWVERGVKHDKPLPVFGNALDKFLQKISLCDLYSEAYRKFPNEKFVGLYLANDPKLILRDPELIKHVLITDFQHFHARGILPLENDLEPMFRNIFFADGDLWKLLRQRLTPAFTSGKLKAMFTLIVERAEKLQTIVIDTAEDGVEVDMRDLMARYTTDLIGACGFGIDADSLIDENSTFRQLGKRSFKRTKRDGFVAMLKFIAPKLFRKLHFLAPEIEEYTMSIVTDILEKRNYMPIGRNDYVDLLLELKQKGTMVGESLEKRNPDGTPENVQLELDLILMASQILVFFIAGFDTSSSASSYLLHQLAFHSDAQKKCQKEIDEVLTRHGRLCYEAVEELKYLKMCFREAMRMFPSIGYLMRRCTGRYTFPGTSVTIDEGIGVVVPIHAIQNDEQYFQDPSEFKPERFSPENVSSMPNHVYLPFGEGPRACIGERLGMLQSLAGVAAVLQRCSVEPGPTTVGTPVTDPTSTITQLIRGGLPLAIRVRNPQEKRKENN
- the LOC133526773 gene encoding cytochrome P450 6B1-like isoform X2 — encoded protein: MLSIVLVVLFASLAYLYGTRSFKYWVERGVKHDKPLPVFGNALDKFLQKISLCDLYSEAYRKFPNEKFVGLYLANDPKLILRDPELIKHVLITDFQHFHARGILPLENDLEPMFRNIFFADGDLWKLLRQRLTPAFTSGKLKAMFTLIVERAEKLQTIVIDTAEDGVEVDMRDLMAREAMRMFPSIGYLMRRCTGRYTFPGTSVTIDEGIGVVVPIHAIQNDEQYFQDPSEFKPERFSPENVSSMPNHVYLPFGEGPRACIGERLGMLQSLAGVAAVLQRCSVEPGPTTVGTPVTDPTSTITQLIRGGLPLAIRVRNPQEKRKENN